The Mesorhizobium loti DNA segment GTTTTCGCCGGGCAAGCTGGAAATCGTCGCCCTGCGCGACAGGATCGCCAAGGGCGACAAGATCCCGCCCTTCGTCTCAGGTCCGTCCGACGGCGCTTCCGAAATCCTGCTCGATCTGGCCACCGCGCTCAACCGTGGCGGCGGCGAACCGTTCGTCCGCCTTTATCTGCAATACGCGCTCGCCCTGAGGCCTGACAGCGACGCGGCTCTCGTGCAGCTCGCCGCCGTCGCCGAACAGCTGAAGGACGGCGAGGGCGCCATCGCGCTCTATCGGCGGATCCCTGATTCTTCGCCGCTGAAGGAGCTGTCGGACCTGCAGCTCGGCCTCAACCTTGCCGATCTCGACCGCCACGACGAGGCGATCACCCATCTGAAGGCCTTCGTCGACGCGCATCCCAACGACATGCGCGCCTATCTGGCGCTTGGCGGGGTCTATTCCTCGAAGGATGATTTCCGCTCGGCCGCCAATCTCTATGACAAGGCCGTGGAGGTGCTGAAGACGCCGACCGCGGCCAATTGGAACATCTTCTACCAGCGCGGCATCGCTTATGAGCGGCTGAAGGAATGGCCGAAGGCCGAGCCGAATTTCCGCAGGGCGCTGGAACTGCAGCCCGACCAGCCGCAGGTGCTGAACTATCTCGGCTATTCCTGGGTCGACATGAACACCAACCTGAAGGAAGGCTTGGCGATGATCCAGAAGGCCGTCGATCTCAGGCCGAGCGACGGTTACATCGTCGATTCGCTGGGTTGGGCCTATTTCCGCCTTGGCAGGTTCGACGACGCGGTGCGCGAGATGGAACGCGCTGTATCGCTGAAGCCGGAAGATCCGGTTCTCAACGACCATCTCGGCGATGCCTACTGGCGCGTCGGCCGCAAGCTGGAAGCCACCTTCCAGTGGAACCAGGCCCGCGACCTGAAGCCCGATCCCGATGTGCTGGCCACCTTGCAGCAGAAGCTGATGAAAGGCCTGCCGCCGATCGAGTCCAACACGGCGCAGGAGACCCCCAAGGTCAAGCCCGAGCCGGTGCCCGCCCCGAAGGGGTGAGATTTGCTATGTGAATGCGAACGGGGCTCTTTTCAGGGCCTCGTTTTCGTTTGGAGGGGCGTCCTCAGAATAGTTTGCGATAGACGACGAAGCCGGAGCGCTCGCCGATCTTGTCATAGAGCCTCATGGCGGTTTGGTTGGTTTCGCGCGTCAGCCAATACACCCGGCCGGAGCCGGCGGCCTGGGCGCGCTCGTAGACGCCTTCGATCAGCGCCCGGCCGATGCCTTGTCCACGCGAGGTCTCCGTGGTGAAAAGGTC contains these protein-coding regions:
- a CDS encoding tetratricopeptide repeat protein codes for the protein MQQGRARWLTRLAIVTGMAISALPAYAKQSTEPVKISSFSGAYLAARIAEGDNDLDSAIAYYKQALAFDPSDTGLQQSLMLSLIAQGRFDESLVYADKLKEVPDVERFSRLALAVDSFHKKDFTKAQYWLKLSLESDLDRLISGVMSGWAQQGAGEATDAMASIDKLQGPDWFGLFKAFHRALIADASGMPEKAEAIYAATLQDTTAGGAAPETWMRNAQAYASFLARKGDKAKAISVLDQAEAFSPGKLEIVALRDRIAKGDKIPPFVSGPSDGASEILLDLATALNRGGGEPFVRLYLQYALALRPDSDAALVQLAAVAEQLKDGEGAIALYRRIPDSSPLKELSDLQLGLNLADLDRHDEAITHLKAFVDAHPNDMRAYLALGGVYSSKDDFRSAANLYDKAVEVLKTPTAANWNIFYQRGIAYERLKEWPKAEPNFRRALELQPDQPQVLNYLGYSWVDMNTNLKEGLAMIQKAVDLRPSDGYIVDSLGWAYFRLGRFDDAVREMERAVSLKPEDPVLNDHLGDAYWRVGRKLEATFQWNQARDLKPDPDVLATLQQKLMKGLPPIESNTAQETPKVKPEPVPAPKG